A window of Saccharomyces eubayanus strain FM1318 chromosome XII, whole genome shotgun sequence contains these coding sequences:
- the RPP0 gene encoding 60S ribosomal protein uL10, whose product MGGVREKKAEYFAKLREYLEEYKSMFVVGVDNVSSQQMHEVRKELRGRAVVLMGKNTMVRRAIRGFLTDLPDYEKLLPFVKGNVGFIFTNESLNEIKDVIVSNRVAAPARAGAVAPEDIWVTAVNTGMEPGKTSFFQALGVPTKIARGTIEIVSDVKVVDAGNRVGPSEASLLNLLEISPFTYGLTVVQVYDNGQVFPSSILDITDEELVSHFVSAVSTIASVSLAIGYPTLPSVGHTLINNYKNLLAVAIAASYHYPEIEDLVDRIENPDKYASAAPAAASAASGESAPAEEAAAEDEEESDDDMGFGLFD is encoded by the coding sequence ATGGGAGGCGTTcgtgaaaagaaagctgAATACTTTGCTAAGTTGAGAGAATACTTGGAAGAATACAAGTCCATGTTCGTTGTCGGTGTCGACAATGTTTCTTCTCAACAAATGCACGAAGTCAGAAAGGAATTGAGAGGTAGAGCTGTCGTTTTGATGGGTAAGAACACCATGGTCAGAAGAGCTATCAGAGGTTTCCTTACTGATTTGCCAGACTACGAAAAGTTGTTGCCTTTTGTTAAGGGTAACGTTGGTTTCATTTTCACTAACGAATCCTTGAACGAAATCAAGGACGTTATTGTTTCCAACAGAGTTGCTGCCCCAGCTAGAGCTGGTGCCGTTGCTCCAGAAGATATCTGGGTCACTGCTGTTAACACCGGTATGGAACCAGGTAAaacttctttcttccaAGCTTTGGGTGTCCCAACCAAGATTGCCAGAGGTACCATTGAAATTGTTTCCGATGTTAAGGTTGTTGATGCCGGTAACAGAGTCGGTCCATCTGAAGCCTCTTTGTTGAACTTGTTGGAAATCTCTCCATTCACTTATGGTTTGACTGTTGTTCAAGTCTATGACAACGGCCAAGTTTTCCCATCCTCTATCTTGGATATCACTGACGAAGAATTGGTTTCTCACTTCGTTTCTGCTGTTAGCACCATTGCTTCCGTCTCTTTGGCTATTGGTTACCCAACCTTGCCATCTGTCGGTCACACTTTGATCAACAACTACAAGAACTTGTTAGCTGTTGCCATTGCTGCTTCTTACCACTACCCAGAAATCGAAGATTTGGTTGACAGAATCGAAAATCCAGACAAGTACGCTTCCGCTGCTCCAGCCGCTGCCTCTGCTGCCTCTGGTGAATCCGCTCCAGCTGAAGAAGCTGCTgctgaagacgaagaagaatccGATGATGACATGGGTTTCGGTTTATTCGATTAA